The sequence GTATTTCATATCGACTTCACCCATCTTGCTTGGCAATAAGCCGTCACGTCCTAGAGCATAAACTAATCTGGAACCACCGAAGAACAGAGTCACTAAGGCGGTAAAGATTCCGACCAAAGCCCCAATGGTAATCAGTTTATTCCAAGTGTTTAGATGAATAACTTTCAACGCGTAGGCCGCCGGATCATCAACGTTTAGTTGTTTATAGTTAACGATTCCGGTCAAAACTAACGAGAATGCCACGTACAAAATAATGGCAATAAAGACTGTACCTAGGATTCCTTTAGCAACATCTTTTTTGGGATTGATAGTTTCCGCTGAATTAGAAGCCAAAGCATCAAATCCGATGAAGGCAAAGAAGACTGTCGCTGCAGAGGTTGATAAACCACCTAATCCAAAAGGAGAAGTACGAAATTCTTGTGGATAGAATGGAACGTAATTTTTAGTTTTGATGTACAAAGCTCCAACCAAAATAAACAAAACAATAATCGTGACTTTGATGACGACTGCAACATTTTCAACTTTTTTCGAGAGACTAGTTCCGTGAGCAATTACAAAAGCAATTATCAAAACTATCAAAACTGCCGAGAGATTGATGCCCCCACCTTCTAGTGGACCTGCGGATAAAAATTTAGGCAGATGAATTCCGAAAACCCCGAGGATATTGTTGTTAAAATACGATGCAAATCCGACTGATTGGGCAGATACCGACAAGAAGTATTCCAAAATCAAGGCCCAACCGAGAATCCAACCAATTCCTTCACCATAAATAACTGAACCATACGAATACGCTGATCCAGCTACTGGCATGGCAGCCGCAAATTCTGCATAAGCCATCCCTACTACTCCAGCTACGATACCGGAAATCAAGAACGCAACAGCCACCGCTGGTCCCGCATGTAAAGCAGCTTCATGTCCTGGCAAAATAAAAATACCAGTTCCGATGATAGCCCCAATTCCTAAGGCTAATAAGTCTTTCGCTGTTAAACTTTTGGTCAGTCTAGCATCTACTTTTAAATAATTATCTACTGATTGTTTTTTAAAAATATCCTTCACAAAAATTCTTCCTCTCGAAAGCAACTAATTAAGTAAAAAGTCTACTACAATATTTTTGTTAAAAAAAGAGTTTTTCTAATAAAAAGTGCACTTTTCTAATTTTTACTTTTAAAAAATAACCGATAGAATAAGCTTCTATCGGTTATCTTCTAATTAATGTGATTTACTTTGTAATTTTGAGTGTTTTAATCCGTAAACGAAATAGACAATGATTCCAATGGTGATCCAAAGACCCACACTGATTTTAGAAATCGTTGGCAACATGAATAGGAAATAAATACTGGCAAGTCCGGCCAAGATTGGTAAGACTGGATACCATGGCATTTTAAATCCATCATTGGGAATATCTTTTCTTTTCCGCAAGGGGATTATTCCAAACGAAATGAAAACAAAGGCCAACAAAGTTCCAGCATTGATCAAGGAAGTCAACTCCGTCAATGGTACTAATCCAGCAAAGAAGGCTTGAACAACCATTGCCAATAAAACCGCATTTCTAGGCACAGAGAATTTTTCATCAACTTCGCCCATCTTCTCTGGCAACAAACCATCACGTCCCAAGGCATAAACTAAACGTGAGCCACCAAAGAACATCGTTAATAATGACGTGAAAATTCCCACTAAAGCACCAATGGTGATCAATTTATTCCAAGTGTCCAAATGAACTACTTTCAAAGCATAGGCAGCCGGATCATCGACGTTTAACTGTTTATAGTTGACCACTCCGGTTAAGACAAAAGAGAAGCCAACGTACAAAATTACCGCCACGACCACGGTACCTAAAACCCCACGAACGACATCTTTTTTGGGATTGACAGTTTCTGCAGAATTAGCCGCTAAAGCATCGAAACCAACGAAGGCAAAGAAGACGGTCGCTGTAGCAGTGGAAATTCCACCCATTCCAAATGGTTCAGTGTGGAACTGTTTAGGATAGAATGGTACATAATTCTTAGTATTGATATAAAAAGCACCAACGATAATGAATAAAATAATAATCGCTACTTTAATCAATACCGCCACGTTTTCAACTTTCTTAGACAAACTTGCACCTTGCAAGATAATGAACGCTATCAACAAAACAATCAACGTCGCTGAAATATTAATAACTCCACCTTCTAAAGGTCCAGCTGCTAAGAACTTTGGCATGTGAACTCCAAAGGCTCCTAAGATATTGTTGTTGAAATACGAAGCAAAGCCAACTGCTTCAGCAGAAACCGTTAAAAAATACTCCAAAATCAAAGCCCAGCCAAGAATCCAACCAATAATTTCACCATAAATGACCGCTCCAAACGAATAAGCCGAGCCAGCTACAGGCATAGCTGATGAAAATTCTGCATACGCCATCCCGACAAATCCGGAAACAATTGCCGCAATCAAAAACGCAACTGTAACTGCCGGTCCAGCATGTAACGCTGCTTCATGTCCCGGCAAAATAAAGATACCTGTACCAATAACTGCTCCGATACCGAGTGATAATAAATCTCTTGCACCGAGAGTCTTGGTAAGTCTAGAATCAGCTTTTAAATAAGTCGCCACTGATTCCTTTTTAAAGACATTTTTCATGAAAATTTACCCCTTAATTTGCGTAAAATGAATTACACTAAGTTTAAATCTTACTACAATATTTTTAATAAAAAAAGGCAATCTTCTCTTGTATTTCAGAAGATTACCTCAATTTTTTTTAATAATTATTCTAATTATTACCCTCGGTACGATATTTCGTTGGTGCTACCCCAGTATATTTCTTAAAGGTTTGACTAAAATAACTCAATCTAGTGAAACCTAAAGCATCGGAAATATCATTGATACTCTTGTCAGATTCCTTTAATAAGAGCATCGCTTTTTGAATCTTACGTGCATTCAAGTAAACTGAAAAACTCAATCCCGTCTCTCGCTTAAACAATTTACTAAAATAATAATCTGATAAATAAACTTTACTCGAAACTTGATCCAACGTTAATCTTTTATCTAAATTACTATCAATATACTCTATTGCGGAAATAATGGAAGCATTTGACGTTGACATTGTCTTAATTTGTTGCAAGGCTTTGCCGTCACTATCGTCTAAATCATCAATAGTTTCATTAACATCTAATGCGTATTTGATAATAAAGTCATCAATACCACGGTTTTCAATAATAAGCTTGGCTATTCCCTCAATCATTGAACGCAAATAAATCACTTGGTCATTCAATCTACGCATCAAATCTAGTCTTTTAGGGCTGACTTCAGTAGTATCCTTGGCTACACAAATTTTTCCAACCCGTTGATTCAATTGAGAAATACGAATTGGTGCATCAGCATATTCCATATGATATTTACATTTATGAATACTTAATTTTGACAAATCTGCTTTTTTATCCTTTTGCGTCAAGGAAGCGCTTTCTGAAAGTACGCCAAAAATACCTGCTCGCAAATGGTCATCATTTCCCAAAACAAAGACTGCTATATCATTAGTTTGGGCATATGCCTGCAGCAGGCGAATTATTAATTTCTCGTTACTAGATAATAAAGACTGTAAATCGAACTCTTCCATTTCGTTAGCCAACCTCATTTACAATATTTAAATGGTTTTATTTAGATATTCCATGAGGACTACCGCATCATTGTGTTCTTCGTCTTTAGCACTGTATAAAATCAAAACATCTTGTTCTTGCAAAGCGGACTTAATTTCCGTTAAGAATTCAGGCGTATAAGGATTCTGATTAATTTCTTCCAAGTATTTCTTCTTGAATTCAGTATATTTTTCAGGATCGTGTCCAAACCATTTTCTCAATTCCGCTGACGGGGCAATTTGTTTTGCCCAAAGATCAAGTTTGGCTCTGACCTTAGACATTCCACGTGGCCATAGACGATCAACTAAGACTCGATAGCCTTCTGGTAATTCCTTGTCGTAAATACGTTTCAAAATTAGTTTAGTCATTTAACTAACCCTCTTTTTTTCATGTTAATTATATCACATAAAATTATTTATTATTTATGGATCTTTTGCCAATTTTATCACTCGACAATTAAGAGTGCTAAATTCTTGAACTTCCACCCAAAAGGGTCTTACAATGTATTTGTAATGAAGGGAAAGGAAGTAACACAGTATGACAAATGAAATTATGGATCGTAACAATTTAATGAGAAATTGGTTCAACAATGATTCTTGGATGAACAATTTTCCATCCATATTTGACAACAATTTCCCAGAAGATTCAACATTAAAGACTGATATTAAAGAAACTGATAAAGATTACGAGGTTCATGTAGATATGCCTGATTTTAACAAGAAGGATATCGACATTAATTATGAAAATGATGTACTAACAATTAGTGGTCATCGTGATAGCTTCAACGACCACAATGATAAGAACGGTGATATGATTATGAGCGAACGTTCAAGTGGCCGTTACATGAGACAATATCACTTGCCAGCAGTTGATTCAAAGAGTATCAAAGCTACTTATGACAAGGGTGTTCTAGAAGTTAACCTTCCAAAGCTAGAAAAGAAGGTTGAATCAGGACATCACATTGATATTGACTAATAATTTAAAAATATCAATTTAACTTCGACTTTTCAGAGAAGTCCGACTTACTGCATTTTGTTCGGTATGGTCGGGCTTTTTTTTGTTGATTCTTGCCGTCCTCCATAGCAAAGAAAATTTGGCTGGAACGTAGTGGGCACGATTTTGAGCTTTTGCATGAACCAAGGGCGCAAAATCTCAAAACTCGGCCTTATTCTAAGCAACAAGTTGCTAAGAATAATTTCACTACTGAGCCAATTTTCTTTGCTATTCCGGACTAGATAGTGTTTTTATTTTTTATATAATAAAAGACACAATTGCACCTTCACAGTTTCTTCACATTTTATAAATACATTTTTCATATTAATAAAGTACTATATAAATTGTAGATGAGAGATGTAATAAATCCCTTTTCTCACCCCCTATAACATATATATATTTAATCCCCTAATTTAAAAAACACCTTTCCCCGAGGTGTTTTTTTACGTATTTTAGGTATCTGCTAGTAGTAGTTATACACAAAATAAGCTATACTGATATATGCAGAGTGGAATTTTTCTACTCTCATGGGATGTAGTATTAAAATACTGCAAAAGGACTTAAGAATTTATAAAATTTAAAAAGACTTATCTATAAACAGGGCTATCCAAGTTTTACGTAATAAAAAATATTAAAACTATTTTCTGATAAGCCTGTAACAAACGAAAAACTGATAAAAGATGACTATACTTTTATCTTCCCCCCTATAACAAAATAAATCCCCTAAAAAGGGCATCCTTTTCTGATTAAGGATGCCCTTTTTGCTTACCTATTCTTCATTTAATGTTCCACGTAAAATCAATTCTGATGGAATCATCTTCTTCACAACGTCTTTTTCAAAGATAGACCAAAAAGCATATTCGCCAATTTCAGTCAATTTGTGATCAACCGTAGAAAAATCCATCAAACGGCTGTAATCCAAATCTTCCTGACCGATAACTGGGATTTTCTTCTTCATTTTGATCAATTGTTGAATTACCCCGGCTGCAACTTGGTCACTATTAGCAAAAATCACCTGTAAATCAGGATCTTTCTCTAGTAAATATTGAGCACCGAGATTACCACCTTTAAAATCTTTAGCTTTATTGTAAACGTGGTCTTGATCGATTTTCTTATCAAAAACTTGACGATAAGCGTGTTTAATTAATTTGGTCGACTGGCTTGAAGATTCTTTACGACTGACCGTAACGCCGATATGGTCAAAATTATGTTGCTGCAACACTTCGAAAACATCAATAAATGACTGGCCCCGATTCGTATAAGCGCAAGAAATTGGGTAATCGAAGGTATCTTCACAACAAGTGATAGGTCCATACTGTTTGTATTCGAGAATTTTTTCAAATGAGATAGCTCGGGAAGTAAAAATAATTCCATCAAAAGCATGATGCTTTAGCATCTCCAAGTATTTGATTTCATTTTCTTCGTTATAATCCGATGGCAATAAAATTACTTGATAATCTTCCTTGAAAGCCACTCGAGTGATAGCAGCGACTAATTTTTGAAAATATGGAATACTAATATACGGCAAAACAACTCCAACGGTGTGCGTTTGACCAGTACTTAAAGCACGGGCAACATCGTTAGGATGATAATCTAATTTTTCCATTGCATCAATGATTTCGGCCCTAGTTTTGGCAGCAACATAATCTCGATCATTGATAACTCGAGAAACTGTCGAGACCGAGTGCTTGGAAAGTTTGGCGACATCTCTAATATTTGACATAAAGATCACTCCTGATTTGGATTGTTAGCTTGCTACATCATGATAAATGTAGCCTTTTTCATGAAAAAGCTAATCTTCACATTTTCTTCACATTTTCAAAATATTTGGTTCACACTTATTAAGTATAGTATTAATTGTAGATGAGAGATACGAAATCTCATCTCATCCCCCCTATAACATATATATTTAATCCCCTAAAAATTAAAAGAACACCTTCCCCGGGTGTTCTTTTTTCGTGCCTATTTTCTTGCGGAATGAATTGCGGCAGCCTTCAACATTAAATTTGTGACTTCAATATCGTCAAAGCCCGCATCTTGCATCATTTGAGCTAGTTGTTTAATACTAACGAACTTATTAACTGAGTCGTCCAAATATTGATATTCCGGCTTACTTTTGGCAAAGATTTTTCCCATCATGGGCATCAAGTGATTGAAATACATTTCCCAACCTAATTTGATGACTGGTGTTTGAACTTTAAAAGCTTCCAAACAAATCAATTGCCCCTTAGGTTTTAAAATACGAAAGATTTCACTCAACACTTGATTGGCATCTGGTACATTACGCAAGCCAAAACCAATCGTTACCACATCAAAATGCTTATCAGAAAAATTCAAATCCATCGCATTGCCTGACATTAATTCAATATTAGTTAAATTCGAAGCCGCAACTTTTGTTTGGGCAATCTTTAACATTTCAGAACTAAAATCTAATCCAATGACTTTGGCATGTGGATATTTTCGAGCCAACATAATCGTCCAATCGGCTGTCCCACAACAAAGATCAAGAATCATGTCTGGTCCATTATCAATCTTTGCTGTAGCGATTTTACGCCATTTTTGATGGGTTCCTAAACTCATAATGGAATTTAGTTTGTCATAGTTGCCAGCTATATTATTGAAAGTCTTTTGAACATCTTTTTGAGGAACTTTATTAGTCAGGCTCATAATTTACCTCTTAATCAAGATTATTAGCACGTCCATAGTACATGAGGTAGCGTTTGCCACTGTTGGAAATCATGTATTTGGAAACTCCGGCATTAGCTGGTTGGATAATTTGCGAAATATCTTCGATTCCGGTAATTTCTTTCATGATGGCACGACTAACGAATCCATGACAAACGACCATGATTTTCTCGTCGCCTTTTTTAGCCATATCATTCAAAAAATCATCAACTCGCTTATAAACGTGTTCAAATGGTTCACAATTTTCGGCATAGTCGGCATATTTTGGTGCTAAATAGTGGTTTTCATCAAACGCATCAGG comes from Companilactobacillus pabuli and encodes:
- a CDS encoding histidine phosphatase family protein; its protein translation is MVELYIVRHGETDTNYENRINGMSTDKPLNANGIKQVETLEKNIDINDFDEIYSSPLKRAAQTAEILNQGVHEVKLDKRLCEGDYGSWDGVKASELEPKYPDAFDENHYLAPKYADYAENCEPFEHVYKRVDDFLNDMAKKGDEKIMVVCHGFVSRAIMKEITGIEDISQIIQPANAGVSKYMISNSGKRYLMYYGRANNLD
- a CDS encoding APC family permease, which codes for MKDIFKKQSVDNYLKVDARLTKSLTAKDLLALGIGAIIGTGIFILPGHEAALHAGPAVAVAFLISGIVAGVVGMAYAEFAAAMPVAGSAYSYGSVIYGEGIGWILGWALILEYFLSVSAQSVGFASYFNNNILGVFGIHLPKFLSAGPLEGGGINLSAVLIVLIIAFVIAHGTSLSKKVENVAVVIKVTIIVLFILVGALYIKTKNYVPFYPQEFRTSPFGLGGLSTSAATVFFAFIGFDALASNSAETINPKKDVAKGILGTVFIAIILYVAFSLVLTGIVNYKQLNVDDPAAYALKVIHLNTWNKLITIGALVGIFTALVTLFFGGSRLVYALGRDGLLPSKMGEVDMKYAVPKNAIIVATVVQAFFAGLVPLTELTSLINAGTLLAFTFISFGIIPLRHRKDIPNKDGYKMPLYPVLPVLAGLASLYFLIMLPKLSKITVVIWLIIGVIVYFTYGLKHSKLQKK
- a CDS encoding APC family permease; translated protein: MKNVFKKESVATYLKADSRLTKTLGARDLLSLGIGAVIGTGIFILPGHEAALHAGPAVTVAFLIAAIVSGFVGMAYAEFSSAMPVAGSAYSFGAVIYGEIIGWILGWALILEYFLTVSAEAVGFASYFNNNILGAFGVHMPKFLAAGPLEGGVINISATLIVLLIAFIILQGASLSKKVENVAVLIKVAIIILFIIVGAFYINTKNYVPFYPKQFHTEPFGMGGISTATATVFFAFVGFDALAANSAETVNPKKDVVRGVLGTVVVAVILYVGFSFVLTGVVNYKQLNVDDPAAYALKVVHLDTWNKLITIGALVGIFTSLLTMFFGGSRLVYALGRDGLLPEKMGEVDEKFSVPRNAVLLAMVVQAFFAGLVPLTELTSLINAGTLLAFVFISFGIIPLRKRKDIPNDGFKMPWYPVLPILAGLASIYFLFMLPTISKISVGLWITIGIIVYFVYGLKHSKLQSKSH
- the ubiE gene encoding bifunctional demethylmenaquinone methyltransferase/2-methoxy-6-polyprenyl-1,4-benzoquinol methylase UbiE, whose amino-acid sequence is MSLTNKVPQKDVQKTFNNIAGNYDKLNSIMSLGTHQKWRKIATAKIDNGPDMILDLCCGTADWTIMLARKYPHAKVIGLDFSSEMLKIAQTKVAASNLTNIELMSGNAMDLNFSDKHFDVVTIGFGLRNVPDANQVLSEIFRILKPKGQLICLEAFKVQTPVIKLGWEMYFNHLMPMMGKIFAKSKPEYQYLDDSVNKFVSIKQLAQMMQDAGFDDIEVTNLMLKAAAIHSARK
- a CDS encoding helix-turn-helix transcriptional regulator, producing the protein MEEFDLQSLLSSNEKLIIRLLQAYAQTNDIAVFVLGNDDHLRAGIFGVLSESASLTQKDKKADLSKLSIHKCKYHMEYADAPIRISQLNQRVGKICVAKDTTEVSPKRLDLMRRLNDQVIYLRSMIEGIAKLIIENRGIDDFIIKYALDVNETIDDLDDSDGKALQQIKTMSTSNASIISAIEYIDSNLDKRLTLDQVSSKVYLSDYYFSKLFKRETGLSFSVYLNARKIQKAMLLLKESDKSINDISDALGFTRLSYFSQTFKKYTGVAPTKYRTEGNN
- a CDS encoding DUF488 domain-containing protein yields the protein MTKLILKRIYDKELPEGYRVLVDRLWPRGMSKVRAKLDLWAKQIAPSAELRKWFGHDPEKYTEFKKKYLEEINQNPYTPEFLTEIKSALQEQDVLILYSAKDEEHNDAVVLMEYLNKTI
- a CDS encoding Hsp20/alpha crystallin family protein — protein: MTNEIMDRNNLMRNWFNNDSWMNNFPSIFDNNFPEDSTLKTDIKETDKDYEVHVDMPDFNKKDIDINYENDVLTISGHRDSFNDHNDKNGDMIMSERSSGRYMRQYHLPAVDSKSIKATYDKGVLEVNLPKLEKKVESGHHIDID
- a CDS encoding LacI family DNA-binding transcriptional regulator → MSNIRDVAKLSKHSVSTVSRVINDRDYVAAKTRAEIIDAMEKLDYHPNDVARALSTGQTHTVGVVLPYISIPYFQKLVAAITRVAFKEDYQVILLPSDYNEENEIKYLEMLKHHAFDGIIFTSRAISFEKILEYKQYGPITCCEDTFDYPISCAYTNRGQSFIDVFEVLQQHNFDHIGVTVSRKESSSQSTKLIKHAYRQVFDKKIDQDHVYNKAKDFKGGNLGAQYLLEKDPDLQVIFANSDQVAAGVIQQLIKMKKKIPVIGQEDLDYSRLMDFSTVDHKLTEIGEYAFWSIFEKDVVKKMIPSELILRGTLNEE